One stretch of Nicotiana tabacum cultivar K326 chromosome 18, ASM71507v2, whole genome shotgun sequence DNA includes these proteins:
- the LOC107822141 gene encoding uncharacterized protein LOC107822141 gives MTFKDIPEARKVINMYSLANGYDLQQVKSDPIRLRYICVGDCPFVCHISKDSSRGEVREMRASLKAAFNLNVSESKCKRAKKIILEKLEGSFIDEYNKLVAYANELKLTNPGSDVIINLSKDALEEGKMRFLRMYICFQAMKSMFKSGLRPFIGLDGTFLKGKAKGHLQASLDLKMGEGITLMSDMQRKQIGVRDGALVSSKNCFGGVITTYEEDFKDQIKNMGQVDDVRKEAVEDLLKYPPKCWSRAFFDIVCKNQSVDNNLTESFNAWILQARHKPIIKMLEDIRIKVMNMITEHEDDVM, from the exons ATGACATTTAAAGATATACCTGAAGCTAGGAAAGTGATCAACATGTATTCTCTTGCAAATGGGTATGACTTGCAACAAGTTAAAAGTGACCCAATAAGGCTTAGGTATATTTGTGTTGGTGACTGCCCCTTTGTTTGCCATATATCTAAGGATTCTTCAAGGGGTGAG GTTAGAGAGATGAGGGCAAGCTTGAAAGCTGCATTTAATTTAAATGTTAGTGAATCTAAGTGCAAAAGggcaaagaaaataattttggagaAACTTGAAGGTAGTTTTATAGATGAATATAATAAGCTTGTTGCCTATGCCAATGAATTGAAACTTACCAATCCTGGGAGTGATGTGATAATTAACTTATCAAAAGATGCTCTTGAAGAAGggaaaatgaggtttttaaggatGTATATTTGTTTTCAGGCAATGAAGTCTATGTTTAAGAGTGGCTTGAGACCTTTCATTGGATTGGATGGAACATTTTTGAAAGGGAAGGCTAAAG GTCACCTACAGGCTTCACTAGACCTCAAAATGGGTGAAGGGATCACACTTATGTCAGATATGCAGAGG AAACAAATTGGTGTAAGAGATGGGGCTCTGGTGAGTTCAAAAAATTGCTTTGGTGGGGTCATCACAACTTATGAAGAGGACTTCAAAGATCAGATAAAGAATATGGGTCAAGTAGATGATGTTCGAAAGGAAGCTGTGGAGGATTTGCTGAAGTATCCACCAAAATGTTGGAGTAGGGCATTCTTTGATATTGTTTGCAAGAACCAGTCTGTAGACAACAACTTGACTGAGTCATTCAATGCATGGATTTTGCAAGCAAGGCACAAACCAATCATTAAGATGCTTGAGGATATTAGAATCAAGGTGATGAATATGATTACTGAACATGAAGATGATGTTATGTAA